Proteins encoded within one genomic window of Paramisgurnus dabryanus chromosome 11, PD_genome_1.1, whole genome shotgun sequence:
- the cabp4 gene encoding calcium-binding protein 4: MWSLTTSLAFSTSSGHQSSSDGPPLRSAVRNSSKDSKTSSDLKGSVKRGQRGSRSLNQNSAITAAYTQYLNALFGQDRDLLPEELDELLIAFKEFDYDQDGYLHYKDVADCMRTMGYMPTEMELIEIIQQIKMKWGGHVDFDDFCELMGPRMLAETAHMVGLRELRCAFKQFDSDGDGRITFEELKESTKTLLGEKLKKGELEEILTDIDLNGDGNVDFDEFVMMLSIR; this comes from the exons ATGTGGTCCCTTACAACTTCTCTTGCTTTTAGCACCTCCTCCGGTCATCAGTCTTCATCAGATGGACCTCCTCTACGCTCTGCTGTTCGAAACTCCTCCAAAGACTCAAAAACTTCATCAGACCTCAAAGGCTCTGTTAAACGAGGACAACGCGGCAGTAGATCCCTCAACCAGAATTCAGCCATCACCGCCGCATACACACAATACCTCAATGCTCTATTTGGACAG GACAGAGATTTACTGCCAGAGGAATTAGATG AGCTGCTTATAGCATTTAAAGAGTTTGATTATGATCAGGATGGATACCTACACTATAAAGATGTTGCCGACTGCATGAGAACTATGGGATACATGCCAACAGAAATGGAACTGATTGAAATCATTCAGCAAATCAAAATgaaat gggGAGGACATGTTGACTTTGATGATTTCTGTGAGTTAATGGGTCCCAGGATGTTAGCTGAGACTGCACATATGGTCGGGCTGAGAGAGCTGCGCTGTGCTTTCAAACAG TTTGATTCCGATGGTGATGGACGGATCACTTTCGAGGAGTTGAAAGAATCGACAAAGACGTTGCTCGGGGAAAAACTGAAGAAAGGAGAACTGGAAGAAATTCTGACAGACATCGACCTTAATGGAGATGGAAATGTGGACTTTGATG AGTTTGTAATGATGCTGTCTATTCGGTAG